A single genomic interval of Physeter macrocephalus isolate SW-GA chromosome 5, ASM283717v5, whole genome shotgun sequence harbors:
- the LOC102983749 gene encoding LOW QUALITY PROTEIN: nuclear transcription factor Y subunit alpha-like (The sequence of the model RefSeq protein was modified relative to this genomic sequence to represent the inferred CDS: inserted 1 base in 1 codon), which produces MVQAVPGGQGQTIMQVPVSGTQGLQQIQLVPPGRIQIQGEQSMQVQGQQGQTQQIIIQQPQTAVTAGQTQTQQQIAVQGQQMAQTAEGQTIVYQPVNAHGTILQQGMITIPAARLAGAQIVQTGANANTTSSGQGTVTVTLPVAGNVVTSGVMVMMVPGAGSVPALQSAPLPGAEMLEEGPLYVNAXRYHHILTRGQARAKLEAEGKIPRERRKRLHESQHRHATARKRAEGGRFFSLKEKESPHIQHPNQADEEGRTQIMRGSSPQAM; this is translated from the exons ATGGTCCAGGCTGTTCCTGGTGGACAAGGTCAAACCATCATGCAAGTACCTGTATCTGGGACACAGGGTTTGCAGCAGATACAGTTGGTCCCACCCGGACGGATCCAGATCCAGGGTGAGCAGTCTATGCAGGTGCAGGGCCAGCAGGGCCAGACCCAGCAGATCATCATCCAGCAGCCCCAGACAGCCGTCACCGCTGGCCAGACGCAGACGCAGCAGCAGATTGCTGTCCAGGGGCAGCAAATGGCACAAACTGCCGAAGGGCAGACCATCGTCTATCAGCCAGTTAATGCACATGGCACCATTCTCCAGCAAGGCATGATCACCATCCCTGCAGCCAGGTTGGCAGGAGCACAGATTGTTCAGACCGGAGCCAACGCCAACACAACCAGCAGTGGGCAAGGGACTGTCACTGTGACACTACCAGTGGCAGGCAATGTGGTCACTTCAGGAGTGATGGTCATGATGGTACCTGGTGCTGGCTCTGTGCCTGCTCTCCAGAGCGCCCCTCTCCCTGGGGCAGAGATGCTGGAAGAAGGGCCTCTCTATGTGAATG AACGGTACCACCATATACTTACGAGGGGGCAAGCCCGGGCTAAATTAGAGGCAGAGGGGAAAATCccaagggaaagaaggaaacgCCTGCATGAGTCTCAGCACCGCCATGCCACGGCACGGAAGCGTGCTGAAGGTGGGCGATTTTTCTCTCTAAAGGAGAAAGAGAGTCCCCATATTCAGCATCCAAATCAAGCAGATGAAGAGGGGAGGACGCAGATCATGCGAGGGTCCTCACCCCAGGCCATGTGA